Proteins encoded together in one bacterium window:
- a CDS encoding SHOCT domain-containing protein has protein sequence MFNTGQQSSFGKVKEAIEKKIALAEKSETKPSNLDELEKLAGLREKGIITEGEFNAKKRQILGI, from the coding sequence ATGTTTAATACAGGTCAACAATCCTCTTTCGGAAAAGTGAAAGAAGCCATTGAGAAGAAAATAGCTTTGGCGGAAAAGAGTGAGACTAAACCATCTAACCTTGATGAGTTGGAAAAATTAGCAGGATTGAGGGAAAAAGGGATTATTACCGAGGGAGAATTTAATGCTAAGAAAAGACAGATTCTTGGCATCTAA
- a CDS encoding radical SAM protein: MNISEIFYSILGESTYQGLPCAFIRVAGCNLRCSYCDTVYAQKGGKENTVEKILSVISKYPTKHVEITGGEPLLQERIYKLIRELIKKKYQVLVETNGSVDIGKLPAKAIVIMDIKCPSSKMHNKMNWENMKKLKVQDEIKFVLSDLKDYIWAKKVIKKYNLSDKNILLSPVFNKLSPKVLSKWILKDGLNARIHLQLHKIIGVG, encoded by the coding sequence ATAAACATTTCAGAAATCTTCTATTCAATACTTGGTGAATCCACATATCAAGGATTACCTTGCGCGTTTATAAGAGTCGCGGGGTGTAATTTAAGGTGTTCTTACTGCGATACTGTTTATGCCCAAAAAGGTGGGAAAGAAAATACCGTTGAAAAAATCTTGTCTGTTATATCAAAATATCCCACTAAACATGTGGAAATAACAGGTGGTGAACCGCTTTTGCAGGAAAGAATTTACAAATTAATCCGCGAACTAATCAAGAAAAAATATCAGGTTCTTGTAGAGACAAACGGAAGTGTAGATATTGGCAAATTGCCAGCAAAAGCAATAGTCATAATGGATATAAAATGTCCTTCAAGTAAAATGCACAACAAAATGAACTGGGAAAATATGAAAAAATTAAAAGTTCAAGATGAAATAAAATTCGTACTTTCAGATTTAAAAGATTATATCTGGGCTAAAAAGGTAATTAAAAAGTATAATCTTTCAGATAAAAATATTTTACTTTCGCCCGTCTTTAACAAGCTTTCCCCAAAAGTATTAAGCAAATGGATTCTCAAAGACGGGCTAAACGCGCGAATTCATCTGCAATTGCATAAGATAATAGGGGTGGGGTGA